Proteins from a single region of Halorubrum sp. 2020YC2:
- a CDS encoding SRPBCC family protein produces the protein MSDEQPDSGEDPFAASDSIVVAADPETVFAFLDDPANHAAITPGLTDVRDVEPLDNGGKRLAYTYRMPGIGMDGEIVQTVHEPPGRHVFELRGRLTGTIDLRLAPVDGGTELTYAATYGLPENALTRVGAPVIRRFNERQLRAALENVAARFDGA, from the coding sequence ATGAGCGACGAGCAGCCGGATTCGGGCGAGGACCCGTTCGCCGCGAGCGACTCGATCGTCGTCGCGGCCGACCCGGAGACCGTGTTCGCGTTCCTCGACGACCCCGCGAACCACGCGGCGATCACGCCCGGACTCACGGACGTGAGGGACGTCGAACCGCTGGACAACGGCGGCAAGCGCCTCGCGTACACGTATCGGATGCCGGGGATCGGGATGGACGGCGAGATCGTCCAGACGGTTCACGAGCCGCCCGGGCGGCACGTCTTCGAGCTCCGCGGGCGACTCACCGGGACCATCGACCTCCGGCTCGCGCCCGTCGACGGGGGGACGGAGCTGACGTACGCCGCGACGTACGGCCTGCCGGAGAACGCGCTCACGAGGGTCGGCGCGCCCGTGATCCGCCGGTTCAACGAGCGACAGCTCCGGGCGGCCTTGGAGAACGTCGCGGCGCGGTTCGACGGGGCGTAG
- a CDS encoding bacterio-opsin activator domain-containing protein, with product MANARALLVHPDEGSDRIETALDAAGFDVTRTDTAASAVAKATTGEYDCVVSEYALAGDDGVALATAIEEADAGVPVVMFTETDEDGVPEAAFESGVDRFLQKNGSASIEQLVADVTAVSSGATAPEPRQDVSDHEPSATEVTRAVEDAPIGISISDPDLPDYPLVYVNDAWKEHTGYPVEEVLGRNPRFLQGPGTEPETVEEIAEAIGNEEEVTVEIRNYRRDGTPFWNELTVAPVYDEGGDLAHYVGFQNDVSERKEAERLAEERAKKLATERRALDRLLGRVNGLLSEISRILVENWDPEVIPERVCEVVAGEPGYAGAWIGEVSSATGRFEVGAASGVAVEPGTTLDVEETPAEVREAIEAEEPRGGSVERGGGGGPLAPESAGGTQLLVVPLTYGERRFGVLGIYGNGANVLDRRERKVCESVGKMIANGLHSVETTRILTTDRVCEIVVEIRDPSSSLTRIADAVGADVEHLGTTRLDDDAGELYFRADGDDVDLDELAALPLVESMRPVAETNDDVSFAVTVTESPPLAQLADHGVVVTDATATADAATVTIEAPPEHNVRSILDVFREEYEGVELRSRVERESRDRTVAEFASAVDERLTERQRAALKTAELNGYFEWPRPVDGSEIAERMGITRQTFHQHLRAAERKLVEAYVDPRSSG from the coding sequence ATGGCGAACGCTCGCGCTCTGCTCGTCCATCCGGACGAGGGGAGCGATCGGATCGAGACGGCGCTCGACGCGGCCGGATTCGACGTGACGCGGACGGACACCGCGGCGTCGGCGGTCGCGAAGGCGACGACGGGCGAGTACGACTGCGTCGTCAGCGAGTACGCGCTGGCCGGCGACGACGGCGTGGCGCTAGCGACCGCTATCGAGGAGGCCGACGCCGGCGTGCCGGTCGTGATGTTCACAGAGACCGACGAGGACGGCGTCCCGGAGGCGGCCTTCGAGAGCGGCGTCGACCGGTTCCTCCAGAAGAACGGCTCGGCGTCGATCGAGCAGCTCGTGGCCGACGTCACGGCGGTCTCCTCCGGGGCCACCGCCCCGGAACCGCGTCAGGACGTCTCCGACCACGAGCCGTCCGCGACGGAGGTGACGCGCGCCGTCGAGGACGCGCCGATCGGGATCAGCATCAGCGACCCCGACCTCCCGGACTACCCGCTCGTGTACGTCAACGACGCGTGGAAGGAACACACCGGCTACCCCGTCGAGGAGGTGCTCGGGCGGAACCCCCGGTTCCTCCAGGGGCCGGGGACGGAGCCGGAGACCGTCGAGGAGATCGCGGAGGCGATCGGCAACGAGGAGGAGGTGACCGTCGAGATCCGCAACTACCGACGCGACGGGACTCCGTTCTGGAACGAGCTGACGGTGGCGCCCGTCTACGACGAGGGCGGCGACCTGGCCCACTACGTGGGGTTCCAGAACGACGTCAGCGAGCGGAAGGAGGCGGAGCGGCTCGCGGAGGAGCGGGCGAAGAAGCTCGCGACGGAGCGCCGGGCGCTCGACAGGCTCCTCGGCCGAGTGAACGGCCTCCTCAGCGAGATCAGTCGGATCCTCGTCGAGAACTGGGACCCGGAGGTGATCCCGGAGCGCGTCTGCGAGGTGGTCGCCGGCGAACCCGGATACGCCGGCGCCTGGATCGGGGAGGTCTCCTCCGCGACCGGGCGCTTCGAGGTCGGCGCCGCGAGCGGCGTGGCGGTCGAGCCGGGAACGACGCTCGACGTCGAGGAGACGCCGGCCGAGGTCCGAGAGGCGATCGAGGCGGAAGAGCCCCGCGGCGGGTCGGTGGAGCGGGGCGGCGGGGGCGGCCCGCTCGCGCCGGAGTCCGCCGGTGGGACGCAGCTGCTCGTCGTCCCGCTCACGTACGGGGAGCGTCGGTTCGGCGTGTTGGGGATCTACGGGAACGGCGCGAACGTCCTCGACCGACGGGAGCGGAAGGTGTGCGAGTCGGTCGGAAAGATGATCGCCAACGGCCTCCACTCGGTGGAGACGACGCGGATCCTCACCACCGACCGCGTCTGCGAGATAGTCGTTGAGATCCGGGACCCGTCGTCGTCCCTCACGCGGATCGCCGACGCGGTCGGCGCGGACGTGGAACACCTCGGGACGACGCGCCTCGACGACGACGCCGGCGAGCTGTACTTCCGGGCCGACGGCGACGACGTGGACCTCGACGAGCTCGCGGCGCTGCCGCTGGTCGAGTCGATGCGCCCGGTCGCGGAGACGAACGACGACGTCAGCTTCGCCGTCACCGTCACCGAGTCGCCGCCGCTCGCGCAGCTGGCCGACCACGGCGTCGTCGTCACCGACGCGACCGCCACGGCGGACGCGGCGACGGTAACCATCGAGGCCCCCCCGGAGCACAACGTCCGGTCGATCCTCGACGTGTTCCGCGAGGAGTACGAGGGCGTCGAGCTCCGCTCGCGCGTCGAGCGCGAGAGCCGCGACCGCACCGTCGCGGAGTTCGCGTCGGCGGTCGACGAGCGGCTCACCGAGCGGCAGCGCGCGGCGCTGAAGACGGCCGAGCTGAACGGGTACTTCGAGTGGCCGCGGCCGGTCGACGGCTCCGAGATCGCGGAGCGGATGGGGATCACCCGGCAGACGTTCCATCAGCACCTCCGCGCGGCCGAGCGCAAGCTGGTCGAGGCGTACGTGGACCCCCGGTCGAGCGGATGA
- a CDS encoding AAA family ATPase codes for MSLRIPVREPPTSVPGDRVGLPETVLADLGIGLGDSVAVEGAHRVVAPVVAVDDGARAVFLPERLRRTAGLEPGEAATVAASELPVASSITLRLRQSVDLERSEDAIRSRLDGRAIAVGDEVEVTRLGGALTLRFDVRSVTPSSPAVVTDETDIVVAADDGGPDVVAESPGDAGAGDGFVPTATFERLRNAVATRFEAADAFESAGSPTLGLLLHGPRGSGKTALVEAVAAATGAALVRISAARLRGERAGDRGDRLDRVVETVPDGEAAVVLLDDLEALAADDGAGSALADRLRSTIDELRAGDRTVVIGATTDPSAVPSALRRGGRFDREMEVEPLTAAERAAALEALCEGAPLAMDVDFESVASRLNGYVFADLAVLVDAALERAVRRDGRTAIRMADFDDALDDVEPTGLREVTVEFPAVGWDEVGGLDEAKRELVRAVYWPLEYADRFAAMGIDPPSGVLLYGPPGTGKTLLARAAASLSDANFIPVNGPELLDKYVGASEQAVRDLFATARENAPAVIFFDEVDAISPKRRGDDTGAGERVVSQLLTELDGLEPLTDVAVIAATNRPDTIDEALLRPGRIEKAVETPLPDREARRDILRIHAREMPVASGVDLDSLAERTTGYSGGDIAALVREAGLLAIEDAIVDGGPPADPTVGRDHFERALAATSPSTHDGREDVEPPAE; via the coding sequence ATGAGCCTGCGAATCCCGGTCCGGGAGCCGCCGACGTCCGTCCCCGGAGACCGCGTCGGTCTCCCCGAGACCGTCCTCGCGGACCTCGGGATCGGCCTCGGCGACTCGGTCGCGGTCGAGGGCGCACACCGCGTCGTCGCCCCCGTCGTCGCGGTCGACGACGGGGCTCGGGCCGTCTTCCTCCCCGAGCGACTCCGCCGGACCGCCGGCCTGGAACCGGGCGAGGCCGCGACCGTGGCGGCCTCGGAGCTCCCGGTCGCGTCGTCGATCACCCTGCGGCTCCGCCAGTCGGTCGACCTCGAACGGAGCGAGGACGCCATCCGCAGCCGGCTCGACGGCCGGGCTATCGCCGTGGGCGACGAGGTCGAAGTCACCCGCCTCGGCGGCGCGCTCACGCTCCGGTTCGACGTCAGGAGCGTGACCCCGTCGTCGCCCGCGGTCGTCACCGACGAGACCGACATCGTCGTCGCGGCCGACGACGGGGGACCGGACGTCGTCGCGGAGTCCCCCGGCGACGCCGGCGCCGGCGACGGGTTCGTCCCGACGGCGACGTTCGAGCGCCTCCGCAACGCGGTCGCGACCCGGTTCGAGGCCGCCGACGCCTTCGAGTCCGCCGGCTCACCCACGCTGGGGCTGCTCCTCCACGGGCCGCGCGGCTCGGGGAAGACGGCGCTCGTCGAGGCCGTCGCGGCCGCGACCGGCGCGGCGCTCGTTCGGATCTCCGCAGCGCGCCTCCGGGGCGAGCGGGCCGGCGATCGGGGCGACCGGCTCGACCGCGTCGTCGAGACCGTCCCGGATGGAGAGGCGGCCGTGGTCCTCCTCGACGACCTCGAAGCGCTCGCGGCCGACGACGGCGCCGGCTCCGCGCTGGCCGACCGCCTCCGGTCGACGATCGACGAGCTCCGCGCCGGGGACCGGACGGTCGTGATCGGGGCCACGACCGACCCGAGCGCCGTGCCCTCGGCGCTGCGACGCGGCGGCCGGTTCGACCGCGAGATGGAGGTCGAGCCGCTGACGGCCGCGGAGCGCGCGGCCGCCCTCGAAGCGCTGTGCGAGGGCGCGCCGCTCGCGATGGACGTCGACTTCGAGTCGGTCGCCTCGCGGCTCAACGGCTACGTGTTCGCCGACTTGGCCGTCCTCGTCGACGCCGCCCTAGAGCGCGCGGTCCGCCGGGACGGCCGCACGGCGATCCGGATGGCGGACTTCGACGACGCGCTCGACGACGTCGAGCCCACCGGACTCCGCGAGGTCACCGTCGAGTTCCCCGCGGTCGGCTGGGACGAGGTCGGCGGGTTAGACGAGGCCAAGCGGGAGCTGGTGCGCGCGGTGTACTGGCCCTTGGAGTACGCCGACCGCTTCGCGGCGATGGGGATCGACCCCCCGTCCGGCGTGCTGCTGTACGGGCCGCCGGGGACCGGGAAGACGCTGCTCGCGCGGGCGGCGGCGAGCCTCAGCGACGCGAACTTCATCCCGGTGAACGGGCCCGAACTGCTCGACAAGTACGTCGGCGCGAGCGAGCAGGCCGTCCGCGACCTGTTCGCGACCGCGCGCGAGAACGCGCCGGCGGTGATCTTCTTCGACGAGGTCGACGCCATCTCCCCGAAGCGGCGCGGCGACGACACCGGCGCCGGCGAGCGCGTCGTGTCGCAGCTGCTGACCGAGCTCGACGGGTTAGAGCCGCTCACCGACGTGGCCGTCATCGCGGCGACGAACCGCCCGGACACGATCGACGAGGCGCTGCTCCGGCCGGGGCGGATCGAGAAGGCGGTCGAGACGCCGCTTCCGGACCGCGAGGCGCGCCGCGACATCCTACGGATTCACGCGCGGGAGATGCCGGTCGCGTCCGGCGTCGACCTCGACTCCCTCGCGGAGCGCACCACCGGATACAGCGGCGGCGACATCGCGGCGCTGGTCCGGGAGGCCGGACTGCTCGCGATCGAGGACGCGATCGTCGACGGCGGACCGCCCGCCGACCCGACGGTCGGGCGCGACCACTTCGAGCGCGCCCTGGCCGCGACGTCGCCGTCGACCCACGACGGGCGTGAGGACGTCGAACCGCCGGCGGAGTGA
- a CDS encoding bacteriorhodopsin: MLIGTFYFIAQGWGVTDKEAREYYAITILVPGIASAAYLAMFFGIGVTEVELASGTVLDIYYARYADWLFTTPLLLLDLALLAKVDRVTIGTLIGVDALMIVTGLIGALSKTPLARYTWWLFSTIAFLFVLYYLLTSLRSAAGERSEEVQTTFNTLTALVAVLWTAYPILWIVGTEGAGVVGLGIETLAFMVLDVTAKVGFGFVLLRSRAILGETEAPEPSAGADAQAAD; encoded by the coding sequence ATGCTCATTGGGACCTTCTACTTCATCGCCCAAGGATGGGGCGTGACGGACAAGGAGGCCCGTGAGTACTACGCGATCACGATCCTCGTTCCGGGGATCGCATCGGCAGCGTACCTTGCGATGTTCTTCGGCATCGGTGTGACCGAGGTCGAGCTCGCCAGCGGAACGGTGCTCGACATCTACTACGCACGGTACGCTGACTGGCTGTTCACGACGCCGCTGCTGCTGCTTGACCTCGCCCTGCTGGCGAAGGTCGACCGCGTCACGATCGGGACGCTCATCGGCGTCGACGCGCTGATGATCGTCACCGGCCTCATCGGCGCGCTCTCGAAGACGCCGCTCGCGCGGTACACTTGGTGGCTGTTCAGCACGATCGCGTTCCTGTTCGTGCTCTACTACCTCCTCACGAGCCTCCGCAGTGCGGCCGGGGAGCGCTCCGAGGAAGTGCAGACCACGTTCAACACGCTGACCGCGCTGGTCGCCGTCCTCTGGACGGCGTATCCGATTCTGTGGATCGTCGGGACTGAGGGCGCCGGCGTCGTCGGTCTCGGTATCGAGACCCTGGCGTTCATGGTGCTCGACGTGACTGCGAAGGTCGGCTTCGGGTTCGTCCTGCTCCGCAGCCGCGCCATCCTCGGCGAGACCGAGGCTCCCGAGCCGTCGGCTGGTGCCGACGCTCAGGCCGCGGACTGA
- a CDS encoding SlyX family protein, which translates to MADEDTEAEAESTVETTAEQEVEAEATDDVTIDVEAIDEYERRIEELSTAVEEREDTIEELQSVVEAQSEQIDKLENQFLDLSARVADGRNLGVCPECNGPTEKKERLFRSDTIECTRCGEVIHTY; encoded by the coding sequence ATGGCTGACGAAGACACAGAGGCGGAAGCGGAATCGACCGTCGAGACCACCGCGGAACAGGAGGTCGAAGCCGAGGCGACCGACGACGTCACCATCGACGTTGAGGCGATAGACGAGTACGAACGGCGGATCGAGGAGCTGTCCACCGCGGTCGAGGAGCGGGAGGACACGATCGAGGAGCTACAGTCGGTCGTCGAGGCGCAGTCGGAACAGATCGACAAGTTGGAGAACCAGTTCCTCGATCTGTCCGCGCGCGTGGCGGACGGCCGGAACCTCGGCGTCTGCCCCGAGTGTAACGGGCCGACGGAGAAGAAGGAGCGGTTGTTCCGATCGGACACGATCGAGTGCACGCGTTGCGGGGAAGTGATCCACACGTACTGA
- a CDS encoding Brp/Blh family beta-carotene 15,15'-dioxygenase, which yields MSTSTASPVRRLLGEPERTAIGASRAALLLLAVGFGALSAAGTDVSLRTQMIAYLVGMVALNLPHGGYEHFSNLRRRGLPFGARYVGLYLGFVASFVALFVVAPLPALALAFGTAVAKGGHGDLRVMDALVGTDHLPTRPQRALAALIRGGAVMVVPAVFWTETYYSFTSIMLGVFDGQLAGPAASNPETFTTALGAAFGLGVAVHLGGGLATSLRSTGGVSRSWLLDAAETLLLVAYFALVPVVVAIGLYFPLWYSLRQSARSMVVEQEQPDRTEGVSLVVAWGVLVVGALVTATVAAALWTVAPNPLAGGSLLSGAVAFYTIFVCVIAMPHVVVGEWLDFGRGIWYVP from the coding sequence ATGTCGACGTCGACGGCGAGCCCGGTACGGCGGCTGCTCGGGGAACCGGAACGGACGGCCATCGGTGCGTCGCGCGCGGCGTTGCTCCTGCTCGCGGTCGGGTTCGGTGCGCTGTCCGCGGCGGGAACCGACGTGTCGCTCCGAACCCAGATGATCGCGTACCTCGTCGGGATGGTCGCGTTGAACCTCCCGCACGGCGGGTACGAGCACTTCTCGAACCTCCGTCGGCGGGGGCTCCCGTTCGGCGCGCGGTACGTCGGTCTCTACCTCGGCTTCGTCGCGTCGTTCGTGGCGCTGTTCGTCGTCGCGCCGCTGCCGGCGCTCGCGCTCGCGTTCGGGACGGCGGTCGCGAAGGGCGGGCACGGCGACCTGCGCGTGATGGACGCCCTCGTCGGGACGGACCACCTCCCGACCAGGCCGCAGCGCGCCCTGGCGGCGCTCATCCGCGGCGGGGCCGTGATGGTCGTTCCCGCCGTCTTCTGGACGGAGACCTACTACAGCTTCACCAGTATCATGCTGGGCGTCTTCGACGGCCAACTCGCCGGGCCGGCGGCGTCGAACCCAGAGACGTTCACAACGGCGCTCGGCGCGGCCTTCGGGCTCGGCGTGGCCGTCCACCTCGGCGGCGGCCTCGCGACCAGCCTGCGCTCGACCGGCGGCGTGAGTCGGTCGTGGCTCCTCGACGCCGCGGAGACGCTGCTGCTCGTCGCGTACTTCGCCTTGGTGCCCGTGGTCGTCGCCATCGGGCTCTACTTCCCGCTGTGGTACTCGCTGCGGCAGTCGGCGCGGAGCATGGTCGTCGAGCAGGAGCAGCCCGACCGGACGGAAGGCGTCTCGCTCGTCGTCGCGTGGGGCGTCCTCGTCGTCGGCGCGCTGGTCACGGCGACCGTCGCGGCCGCCCTGTGGACCGTCGCCCCGAACCCGCTGGCCGGCGGCTCGCTGCTCTCCGGCGCCGTCGCCTTCTACACGATCTTCGTCTGCGTCATCGCGATGCCGCACGTCGTCGTGGGCGAGTGGCTCGACTTCGGGCGCGGCATCTGGTACGTCCCCTGA
- a CDS encoding protein sorting system archaetidylserine synthase (This PssA-like phosphatidyltransferase, along with a PssD-like decarboxylase, is required in Haloarchaea for the archaeosortase ArtA to replace the PGF-CTERM sorting signal with a C-terminal lipid anchor.): MPLRFARRLGLADAVTVANAAVGFLAVVAATVDVALAARLVLLAAVADGLDGVVARHRGSTPAGPYLDSLADVASFGVAPAALVAAVVSDGRSLATDPLLVAGGVGAGALFVAAAVARLGLYTADEDGSRETVGVPTTLAATVLAAAVIAGYTAPLLLVAATVTFALLMGSTVTYPDLHAQDALVMGVVQAAVILTPAGHMATGALPAWIGEGFAFALLFLSCGYLLFGPRFYWGDGIRAPPGLRR; encoded by the coding sequence ATGCCTCTGCGGTTCGCTCGGCGGCTCGGACTCGCGGACGCGGTGACCGTGGCCAACGCCGCCGTCGGCTTCCTCGCCGTCGTCGCCGCGACGGTCGACGTCGCGCTCGCGGCCCGACTCGTCCTCCTCGCCGCCGTCGCGGACGGGCTCGACGGCGTCGTCGCCCGGCACCGCGGGTCGACGCCGGCCGGGCCGTACCTCGACTCGCTCGCCGACGTGGCCTCCTTCGGGGTCGCGCCCGCCGCGCTCGTCGCCGCGGTAGTGTCCGACGGGCGCTCGCTCGCGACGGACCCCCTGCTCGTCGCCGGCGGCGTCGGCGCGGGCGCGCTGTTCGTCGCCGCCGCTGTCGCCCGGCTCGGACTGTACACGGCCGACGAGGACGGCTCCCGCGAGACGGTCGGCGTCCCGACCACGCTGGCGGCGACGGTGCTCGCGGCCGCCGTCATCGCCGGTTACACCGCCCCGCTCCTCCTCGTCGCGGCGACGGTGACGTTCGCGCTGCTCATGGGGTCGACGGTGACGTACCCGGACCTCCACGCGCAGGACGCCTTGGTGATGGGCGTCGTTCAGGCCGCGGTGATCCTCACGCCCGCCGGCCACATGGCGACGGGCGCGCTCCCCGCGTGGATCGGCGAGGGGTTCGCGTTCGCGCTGCTGTTCCTCTCCTGTGGCTACCTCCTGTTCGGCCCGCGCTTCTACTGGGGCGACGGGATCCGCGCGCCGCCGGGCCTGCGGCGGTGA
- the psmB gene encoding archaeal proteasome endopeptidase complex subunit beta: protein MRTPTGDLSDGPAADLGRDQPVFGPELGEFEHSERRAAKADGDGEMKTGTTTVGIKAEDGVVMATDMRASLGGMVSSKDVQKVEEIHPRGALTIAGSVSAAQNLISTLRAETSLYEARRGKDMSMEALSTLTGNLLRSGAFYIVQPILGGVDDEGAHIYSIDALGGTTEEEYTVTGSGSQYALGVLEQEYDDDVDIEEAKNIAAKAIQSAVERDLASGNGINVAVVTDEGVDITRYKEFDDLL from the coding sequence ATGCGAACACCGACTGGCGACCTCTCAGACGGCCCGGCGGCGGACCTCGGCCGCGACCAGCCCGTCTTCGGACCGGAGCTCGGCGAGTTCGAACACAGCGAGCGCCGCGCCGCGAAGGCGGACGGCGACGGCGAGATGAAGACCGGGACCACGACGGTGGGAATTAAGGCCGAAGACGGCGTCGTGATGGCGACCGACATGCGCGCCTCCCTCGGCGGTATGGTCTCCTCGAAGGACGTCCAGAAGGTCGAGGAGATCCACCCGCGCGGCGCCCTGACCATCGCCGGCTCCGTCTCGGCGGCCCAGAACCTCATCTCGACGCTCCGCGCCGAGACGAGCCTCTACGAGGCGCGCCGCGGCAAGGACATGTCGATGGAGGCGCTGTCGACCCTCACGGGGAACCTCCTCCGCTCCGGCGCGTTCTACATCGTCCAGCCGATCCTGGGCGGCGTCGACGACGAGGGCGCGCACATCTACTCCATCGACGCCCTCGGCGGCACGACCGAGGAGGAGTACACCGTCACCGGCTCCGGGTCGCAGTACGCGCTCGGCGTCTTAGAACAGGAGTACGACGACGACGTCGACATCGAGGAGGCGAAGAACATCGCCGCGAAGGCGATCCAGTCCGCCGTCGAGCGCGACCTCGCGTCCGGGAACGGAATCAACGTCGCCGTCGTCACCGACGAGGGCGTCGACATCACCCGGTACAAGGAGTTCGACGACCTGCTGTAA
- a CDS encoding uracil-DNA glycosylase family protein, giving the protein MQNVTDQVRNPFGMRPDCQSFVPGYGDANADFHVVGDRPGVHGGSAAGVPFTGEPWSPAFLSALSAAGLIAGLAAGVGPDGVARDGDPTAVDPIRTDRTFLSYLHMCASEAAPDEDAYADMERFLDAELRAIAAHVLLPVGARATEHVLETYTARAWKTEVDMDALHGEELLGAGWLVVPVKDPADWTDGDADRLVDSLGGLRSTDFRRESDLGRFVAGSDPYLVR; this is encoded by the coding sequence GTGCAGAACGTCACGGACCAGGTCCGGAACCCCTTCGGGATGCGCCCCGACTGCCAGTCGTTCGTCCCCGGCTACGGCGACGCCAACGCCGACTTCCACGTCGTCGGGGACCGGCCGGGCGTCCACGGCGGGAGCGCGGCCGGCGTCCCCTTCACCGGCGAGCCGTGGTCGCCCGCGTTCCTGTCGGCGCTCTCGGCGGCCGGACTGATCGCGGGCCTCGCGGCGGGGGTCGGTCCCGACGGCGTCGCGCGCGACGGCGACCCGACCGCGGTCGACCCGATCCGAACCGACCGAACGTTCCTCTCGTACCTCCACATGTGCGCGAGCGAGGCGGCGCCGGACGAGGACGCCTACGCCGACATGGAGCGGTTCTTGGACGCGGAGCTCCGCGCCATCGCGGCCCACGTCCTGCTTCCCGTGGGCGCCCGCGCGACCGAACACGTCCTCGAGACGTACACCGCGCGGGCCTGGAAGACCGAGGTCGACATGGACGCGCTCCACGGCGAGGAACTGCTCGGCGCCGGCTGGCTCGTCGTGCCGGTCAAAGACCCCGCAGACTGGACCGACGGGGACGCCGACCGGCTCGTCGACTCGCTGGGGGGGCTCCGGTCGACCGACTTCCGCCGCGAGAGCGACCTCGGCCGGTTCGTCGCCGGCAGCGATCCGTATCTGGTCCGCTGA
- a CDS encoding asparagine synthase-related protein: MPASPLADLRGAPADRVRDALRDGDPLPGGRGFAGLLADPTSSDPTNREGPVLVRDVLGRQPLFVEEEALDPGTERRPTDPQAWDFDRGALDDPKSVPAGSIASTGGTERVWRLPAPGPTADREAALSAVDDAVSGALDDLASSVRSADREAEGDGGLAVAFSGGVDSGLVAAAVPEAPCYVAGFEGSHDVAAARKAADAMGRDLRVVDITHDDLRRAVRAVAAATGRRNPMDVAIAVPLFLTAEAAAADGVDRLAVGQGADELFGGYSKVVDPAEDSRVDADTVRGARTETVRTLPGQLERDVLALRAAGVEPATPLLDDRVVAAALALPDDLLVDGDERKVALRRVAAGRVPESVRAADKKAVQYGTYVSRELDRLARRAGYKRRMDDHVGKYVEALCAEEKPAGEGRD, translated from the coding sequence ATGCCCGCCTCTCCTCTCGCCGACCTCCGCGGCGCCCCCGCGGACCGCGTCCGCGACGCCCTCCGCGACGGCGACCCCCTTCCCGGCGGCCGCGGCTTCGCCGGTTTGCTGGCCGACCCGACGAGTTCGGACCCGACGAACCGCGAGGGACCGGTCCTCGTTCGGGACGTCCTCGGCCGCCAACCCCTGTTCGTCGAGGAGGAGGCGCTCGACCCCGGGACAGAGCGCCGGCCGACGGACCCGCAGGCGTGGGACTTCGACCGCGGCGCGCTCGACGACCCGAAATCGGTCCCGGCCGGGAGCATCGCCTCGACGGGCGGGACCGAGCGCGTCTGGCGGCTTCCCGCCCCCGGCCCGACCGCGGACCGGGAGGCCGCGCTGTCGGCGGTCGACGACGCGGTGAGCGGTGCCCTCGACGACCTCGCGTCCTCGGTTCGGTCCGCGGACCGGGAAGCGGAGGGCGACGGCGGCCTCGCGGTCGCCTTCTCCGGCGGCGTCGACTCCGGGCTCGTCGCCGCCGCGGTCCCCGAGGCCCCCTGTTACGTCGCCGGCTTCGAGGGGAGCCACGATGTCGCCGCCGCGCGCAAGGCGGCGGACGCGATGGGCCGCGACCTTCGGGTCGTCGATATCACGCACGACGACCTCAGGCGCGCCGTCCGCGCGGTCGCGGCCGCGACGGGCCGCCGGAACCCGATGGACGTCGCCATCGCGGTGCCGCTGTTCCTGACGGCCGAGGCGGCCGCGGCCGACGGGGTCGACCGGCTCGCGGTCGGACAGGGGGCCGACGAGCTGTTCGGCGGCTACAGCAAGGTCGTCGACCCCGCCGAGGACTCTCGGGTCGACGCCGACACCGTCCGCGGGGCGCGGACCGAGACCGTGCGCACGCTCCCCGGCCAACTGGAGCGGGACGTGCTCGCGCTCCGCGCCGCCGGCGTCGAGCCGGCGACGCCGCTGCTCGACGACCGGGTCGTCGCCGCCGCGCTGGCGCTCCCGGACGACCTCCTCGTCGACGGCGACGAGCGGAAGGTCGCGCTGCGACGGGTCGCCGCCGGGCGCGTGCCGGAGTCGGTCCGCGCCGCGGACAAGAAGGCGGTCCAGTACGGCACGTACGTCTCCCGCGAACTCGACCGGCTCGCGCGGCGGGCGGGCTACAAGCGGCGGATGGACGACCACGTCGGGAAGTACGTTGAGGCGCTGTGCGCCGAGGAAAAACCGGCCGGTGAGGGCCGGGACTGA